One region of Verrucomicrobiia bacterium genomic DNA includes:
- a CDS encoding 4Fe-4S dicluster domain-containing protein: MTLVERVREAGVVGAGGAGFPTHVKLGVPAEVVLGNGAECEPLLHKDGAVMERTAGALVEGMRRVMGAVGGVGGVVAIKGKNRGAWEAVEEACRGVAVEVAELGDYYPAGDEYDLVHAVTGRAIPPGGLPRDVGCLVQNVETLVNVAQAAEGRPVTHKTLTVAGAVREAVTLTVPLGTSMRACVEAAGGAEDPESVLMIGGVMMGEVTTDWGTPVTKTTAGVVVLPRGHRVAVRKLTPPRAQAAIGRSACDQCRYCTEMCPRYLLGYAVEPHLVMRGLGFTAPGSESWNEWAGLCCACGLCTLYACPEDLFPKEACDDAKAGLRRGGWRPVVRGPVEPHPFHEGRRVPLNRLIGRLDLAGYDRPAPWREAAVRVESVTLPLKQHAGAACRAVVRVGDRVRMGQRVGEVPSGELGAPVHASMDGVVEAVEATRIVLRRTA; encoded by the coding sequence ATGACGCTGGTGGAGCGGGTACGCGAAGCGGGCGTGGTGGGGGCGGGCGGGGCCGGATTTCCGACGCACGTCAAGCTGGGGGTGCCGGCGGAGGTGGTGTTGGGCAACGGGGCGGAGTGCGAGCCGTTGTTGCACAAGGACGGGGCGGTGATGGAGCGGACGGCGGGGGCGCTGGTGGAGGGGATGCGGCGGGTGATGGGGGCGGTGGGGGGGGTGGGGGGGGTGGTGGCGATCAAGGGAAAGAACCGCGGGGCGTGGGAGGCCGTGGAGGAGGCATGCCGCGGAGTGGCGGTGGAGGTGGCGGAACTGGGCGACTACTACCCGGCGGGGGATGAGTACGACCTGGTGCATGCGGTGACGGGGCGGGCGATTCCGCCCGGGGGTCTGCCGCGGGATGTGGGCTGCCTGGTGCAGAATGTGGAGACGCTGGTGAACGTGGCGCAGGCGGCGGAGGGGCGGCCGGTGACGCACAAGACCCTGACCGTGGCCGGGGCGGTGCGGGAGGCGGTGACCCTGACGGTGCCGCTGGGGACTTCGATGCGGGCATGCGTGGAGGCCGCGGGAGGGGCGGAGGATCCAGAGAGCGTTTTGATGATCGGGGGGGTGATGATGGGGGAGGTCACGACGGACTGGGGGACGCCGGTGACGAAGACGACGGCGGGGGTGGTGGTGTTGCCGCGGGGTCACCGGGTGGCGGTGCGGAAGCTGACGCCGCCCCGGGCGCAGGCGGCGATCGGGAGATCCGCATGCGACCAGTGCCGGTACTGTACGGAGATGTGTCCGCGGTATCTGCTGGGTTACGCGGTGGAACCGCACCTGGTGATGCGGGGATTGGGGTTCACGGCCCCGGGTTCGGAGTCATGGAACGAGTGGGCGGGACTGTGCTGCGCGTGCGGGCTGTGCACGTTGTACGCGTGTCCGGAGGATCTGTTTCCGAAGGAGGCGTGCGACGACGCGAAGGCCGGATTGCGGCGGGGGGGCTGGCGACCCGTGGTGCGGGGGCCGGTGGAGCCGCATCCGTTCCATGAGGGAAGGCGGGTGCCGTTGAACCGGTTGATCGGACGGCTGGATCTGGCCGGGTACGACCGTCCGGCGCCCTGGCGGGAGGCGGCGGTGAGGGTGGAGTCGGTGACCTTGCCGTTGAAGCAGCATGCGGGTGCGGCATGCCGGGCGGTGGTGCGGGTGGGCGACCGGGTGCGGATGGGGCAGCGGGTGGGCGAGGTGCCGTCGGGGGAACTGGGGGCGCCGGTGCATGCCTCGATGGACGGGGTGGTGGAGGCGGTGGAGGCGACGAGGATTGTGCTGAGGAGGACCGCATGA
- a CDS encoding BMC domain-containing protein has translation MNGKSIGLIELTSVVAGFAAADAMLKAGDVRLLLSRSICSGKYMVLIGGEPAAVESALEAGVRAGRGCLIDRTLIANLHPEVLAAIGRGTVPKPEGALGLVESFQVATMVAAADAAVKAADVRIHELRLAMALGGKAFVALSGEVAAVQAGVAAARRVVEEAGALVNAVVLARPHPDVYREMV, from the coding sequence ATGAACGGGAAGTCGATTGGATTGATCGAGCTGACGAGCGTGGTGGCGGGATTTGCGGCGGCCGACGCGATGCTGAAGGCCGGGGACGTCCGGTTGCTGCTCTCGCGGTCGATCTGTTCCGGGAAGTACATGGTGCTGATTGGCGGGGAGCCGGCCGCGGTGGAGAGCGCTCTGGAGGCCGGGGTGCGGGCGGGGCGGGGGTGTCTGATCGACCGCACCCTGATTGCCAACCTCCATCCCGAGGTGCTGGCGGCGATCGGGCGGGGGACGGTGCCGAAGCCGGAGGGGGCGCTGGGTTTGGTGGAGTCGTTCCAGGTGGCAACGATGGTGGCGGCGGCGGATGCGGCGGTGAAGGCGGCGGACGTTCGGATCCACGAATTGCGGTTGGCCATGGCGCTGGGGGGCAAGGCGTTCGTGGCTTTGAGCGGCGAGGTGGCGGCGGTGCAGGCCGGGGTGGCGGCGGCCCGCCGGGTGGTGGAGGAGGCGGGGGCGCTGGTGAATGCGGTGGTCCTGGCCCGTCCGCATCCCGATGTGTACCGGGAGATGGTGTAG
- a CDS encoding sulfatase-like hydrolase/transferase has product MSLHPLLLTLLTLLTLLTLLTLGPSPHAAPPNLLFILTDDLGIGDVSAYRAADVHTPHLDRLAGEGLRFTAMRANATVCSPTRAAILTGRYPDRVGVPGVIRTDPRDSWGWFDPATPTLADHLRQAGYHTALVGKWHLGLASPNTPNERGFDHFHGFLGDMMDSYTRHLRHGHHYLRLNADPIHPVGHATDLFTQWAIDYIEDRAHTRDQPFFLFLSYNAPHFPIEPPADWLDRVRQRHPGLDEPRARNIAFVEHLDHGVGRVLDTLRRTGLHEKTLVVFTSDNGGSLPHAQNNDPWRDGKQSHYDGGLRVPFLARWPGTIEPGTLCTQPALTFDVFPTFLELAALPLPNDLDAESLLPAFRGQPLTPSREFYFVRREGGRYGGMSYHALLRDGWKLVQNDPFSPLELYHLDVDPREEHNLAPTQPNQLRTLLAALRIHIQRAGSVPWQPPASPLPPPP; this is encoded by the coding sequence ATGTCCCTCCACCCTCTCCTCCTCACCCTCCTCACCCTCCTCACCCTCCTTACCCTCCTTACCCTCGGCCCTTCGCCCCACGCCGCGCCTCCGAACCTCCTCTTCATCCTCACCGATGACCTCGGCATCGGTGACGTCTCGGCCTACCGCGCCGCGGACGTCCATACCCCCCACCTCGATCGCCTCGCCGGCGAAGGCCTCCGCTTCACCGCCATGCGGGCCAACGCCACCGTCTGCTCCCCCACCCGCGCCGCCATCCTCACCGGACGTTACCCCGACCGTGTCGGCGTCCCCGGCGTCATCCGCACCGACCCCCGCGACTCCTGGGGCTGGTTCGATCCCGCCACCCCCACCCTCGCCGATCACCTCCGTCAGGCCGGCTACCACACCGCCCTGGTGGGCAAATGGCATCTCGGACTGGCATCCCCCAACACCCCCAACGAACGCGGCTTCGACCATTTCCACGGCTTCCTCGGCGACATGATGGACAGCTACACCCGCCACCTCCGTCACGGCCACCACTACCTCCGCCTCAACGCGGACCCCATCCACCCCGTCGGCCATGCCACCGACCTCTTCACCCAGTGGGCCATTGACTACATCGAGGACCGCGCCCACACCCGGGACCAACCCTTCTTTCTCTTCCTCTCCTACAACGCCCCCCACTTCCCCATCGAACCCCCCGCCGACTGGCTCGACCGGGTCCGCCAACGCCACCCCGGCCTCGACGAACCCCGTGCCCGCAACATCGCCTTCGTCGAACACCTCGACCACGGTGTCGGTCGTGTCCTCGACACCCTCCGCCGCACCGGCCTCCACGAGAAAACCCTCGTCGTCTTCACCTCCGACAACGGCGGCTCCCTCCCCCATGCCCAAAACAACGATCCGTGGCGCGACGGCAAACAAAGCCACTACGACGGTGGCCTCCGCGTCCCCTTCCTCGCCCGCTGGCCCGGCACCATCGAACCCGGGACCCTCTGCACCCAGCCCGCCCTGACCTTCGATGTCTTCCCAACCTTCCTCGAACTCGCCGCCCTTCCCCTTCCCAACGACCTTGACGCCGAAAGCCTCCTCCCCGCCTTCCGCGGTCAGCCCCTCACCCCCTCCCGCGAATTCTACTTCGTCCGGCGCGAAGGCGGACGCTACGGCGGCATGAGCTATCACGCCCTCCTGCGCGATGGCTGGAAACTGGTCCAGAACGACCCCTTCAGTCCCCTCGAACTCTATCACCTCGACGTCGATCCTCGCGAGGAACACAACCTCGCCCCCACCCAACCCAACCAGCTCCGCACCCTCCTCGCCGCCCTCCGCATCCACATCCAGCGCGCCGGCTCAGTCCCCTGGCAACCCCCCGCCTCCCCCCTTCCTCCCCCCCCCTGA